The following nucleotide sequence is from Micromonospora sp. WMMD1120.
CGGACGGGGCGTTGACGGTCCTGTCGCTGACCCGGGACGGCGCGGCGGTGGCGCCCGCGGTGGGTGACGCCGCCTGGTACCGGGACGTCAACACCTATCTGACGGAGAACCTGGTGCGGGTGCCGCCGCGCGGGTCGGTGGAGCTGACGGTGGGCAGCGACCCGGAGAGCCCGGTCGGGGCGGCGCTGACCACCTCCGCGCCGGACGGGCGCGGTGGCGCGACGGTGACCTGGTGGCCCGTCGACCAGCCGGGGGCGTACCGGCTGGTGCTGGGCTATCTGCGGGCGCCGCTGCGGGGCGTGCCGGCGGATGCCTGTGCCGCGACCGTCGAGCAGGGCGACGTCGAGTTCGAGGTGCGCGGCGGATGATCACGAAGCGCAGGGGCCTCCGGCTCCCTCTGGTGCTGGCGGCGGTGCTGGTGCTGCTCGCGCCGCAGGCCGCGTCCGCGACGGTGAGCGTCAACAGCGACCTGCAGTCGGTGTACGCCGGCTGCGTCACGGCGATCCGCAACTCCGGCAACGGGGCGGTGGTGGACGCGTTGGAGAGACACGCCAAGACCATCAAGGTCCGCAAACCCATCTTCGGTACGGAGAGCAGCACCACCACCTACGTGCCGGGCAGCGACGTGCAGATCAACTGGTGGCCGGACAACCACGGGCGGTCGTTGCCGGAGGAGGGCGCGGGCTTCACCGAGGACCGGTGCGCCACCCTGGTCCACGAGATGAACCACGCCCTCGACGCGGCGGACGACGTCGACCGGGGCCAGTTCTGCACCCAGCGGGGCCAGTACGCGAGCGGGGTGGACCCGGCCGAGGTGCACGCGACGGTGGCGGAGAACGCGTACCGGGCGGCGGTGGGTTTGCCGAAGCGCACGACGTACAGCGGTGGGAAGCTGCCGTCGAACGGCAAGGACTGCGACCCGCCCCGGCCGCGACGGCCCGGCGGTGGCGGTTGTTCGGTCTCGGTGGTCGGCAAGGGTTACCGCTGCGGAAACAGCAACGGCGATCCGCACCTGCTCACCTACGACGGGTTGCGGTACGACTTCCAGGCCGCCGGCGAGTTCGTGCTGACCCGTTCGACGCGCGACGACTTCGAGGTGCAGACCCGACAGACGATGTTCCCGAGCAGCTCGGTGGTGGCGGTCAACTCCGCCGTCGCGGCGCGGGTGGCCGGTGACCGGGTCGGCGTGTACGTCACGCCGGACGGCCCGGCGGTACGGGTGAACGGGGCCCCGCCGGCGTCCGCGCCGGACGGGCTCCGGCTGCCGCGCGGCGGCGCCGTCACCACCTGGGGCGACGGCGCTGTGACGATCGACTGGCCGGACGGGACGCAGCTGACCGCCGCGCCGATCGGGGTGTGGGGTCTGAGCGTCAGCGTCGGCGCGCCCACCGCTCGGGCCGGCACGCTGGAGGGGCTGCTCGGTGACCACGACGGTGACCCGGGCGACGACCTGACCGTCCGCGCCGGGAAGCGGCTGTCGCAGCCGCCGGGTTTCGAGGCGCTGTATCCGGATTTCGCCGACAGTTGGCGGGTCGAGGCGCGACTGTCGCTGTTCGACTACGAACCGGGGCAGGACACCGGCACGTTCACCGACCGGCGGTTCCCGGACCGGCCGCTCACCGTCGAGGACCTGCCCAACCGGGCCACCGCCGAACTCGTCTGCCGGCGGGCCGGTGTCACCGACCCCGAGGTGCTGGCCGGTTGTGTGCTCGACGTCGGCCTGACCGGGCAGGTGGCGTTCGCCGCGGACGCCGCCCGGGCGCAGCGCGACGCTCCCGCCGCCGGTGACGTCGACCTGGCGGTGACCCGGGCCGGTGCCACCGCCGAGCTGACGGTGCCCGGTCGGGTGGGCCAGAAGGTCTTCGTGGAGGTGCCCGCCGCCACCGTGCCGGACCGGTGCGGTGTGCTGCTGCTGCG
It contains:
- a CDS encoding VWD domain-containing protein, encoding MITKRRGLRLPLVLAAVLVLLAPQAASATVSVNSDLQSVYAGCVTAIRNSGNGAVVDALERHAKTIKVRKPIFGTESSTTTYVPGSDVQINWWPDNHGRSLPEEGAGFTEDRCATLVHEMNHALDAADDVDRGQFCTQRGQYASGVDPAEVHATVAENAYRAAVGLPKRTTYSGGKLPSNGKDCDPPRPRRPGGGGCSVSVVGKGYRCGNSNGDPHLLTYDGLRYDFQAAGEFVLTRSTRDDFEVQTRQTMFPSSSVVAVNSAVAARVAGDRVGVYVTPDGPAVRVNGAPPASAPDGLRLPRGGAVTTWGDGAVTIDWPDGTQLTAAPIGVWGLSVSVGAPTARAGTLEGLLGDHDGDPGDDLTVRAGKRLSQPPGFEALYPDFADSWRVEARLSLFDYEPGQDTGTFTDRRFPDRPLTVEDLPNRATAELVCRRAGVTDPEVLAGCVLDVGLTGQVAFAADAARAQRDAPAAGDVDLAVTRAGATAELTVPGRVGQKVFVEVPAATVPDRCGVLLLRDPRGRQVASGCVIAGVGFIDTTTLEADGDHRVVLDPWDADVGRATVRVVTVTDEERALTLDGPAVRATLAQPGAVSRLAFDGRAGRKVFLQVTGATLPDRCGLLRLVDPAGTPVASGCVIGGEGFVDGFVLPVDGRYVLEVDGTANDTGWGDVRLRDASDEQRDTVADGRATTLSVDRPGAVSRLRFPADAGRRLTVEVTSASVPDRCGILTVSGPGGDTLGSGCVIGGVGRFEVGPLPSGGGHLLVLDTWADETGSVTVTIRQTG